A genomic region of Trifolium pratense cultivar HEN17-A07 linkage group LG3, ARS_RC_1.1, whole genome shotgun sequence contains the following coding sequences:
- the LOC123916441 gene encoding GDP-mannose transporter GONST2-like isoform X2, translating into MSSDFKLDITTQNDSEEPLLSNTIASNLSLDGKSKSVLTTFNGIHEHGKLSPTNYATNAERRALYDSFHVDEEERHRLHGSTKKKSALISGTAYCISSCSMIMLNKIVLSSYDFNAGISLMFYQNFISTLVVVLLALCGRISVEKLNWKLVRVWLPVNVIFIAMLVSGMYSLKYINIAMVTILKNVTNILTAVGELYLFRKRQSSKVWTAMFVMIISAVSGGFTDLSFDAVGYAWQIMNCVLTASYSLTLRWVMDEAKKSTKSGSLNEVSMVLLNNLLSLPFAIIMIFLFGEWDYVIHADVVKLPAFWVVATASGLIGLSISFTSMWFLHQTSPTTYSLVGSLNKIPISIAGILVFKVPLSVSNLFSILFGLFAGILFARAKMS; encoded by the exons ATGTCGTCTGATTTTAAGTTAGACATTACTACTCAGAATGACTCTGAAGAGCCGCTGTTAAGCAACACTATAGCTTCAAACCTATCATTAGATGGAAAGAGTAAATCAGTGCTCACAACTTTCAATGGAATTCATGAGCATGGAAAGTTGTCGCCGACCAACTACGCAACAAATGCAGAGCGAAGAGCTTTGTATGATAG TTTTCATGTTGATGAGGAGGAAAGGCATCGATTGCACGGAtcaactaagaagaagtctgcACTTATCTCCGGAACAGCTTATTGTATTTCATCTTGCAGCATGATAATGCTGAACAAAATTGTTTTATCAAGTTATGATTTCAATGCAGGCATATCATTGATGTTTTATCAA AACTTTATCAGTACTCTGGTTGTTGTTCTATTGGCTCTATGTGGCAGAATTTCCGTTGAAAAGCTCAATTGGAAGCTTGTTAGGGTCTGGTTGCCGGTAAATGTGATATTTATCGCCATGCTTGTCTCAGGCATGTATAG tttgaaATACATAAACATTGCAATGGTGACAATTCTCAAGAATGTGACTAATATCTTAACAGCAGTTGGAGAATTATATTTATTCCGTAAACGTCAGAGTTCCAAAGTGTGGACCGCAATGTTTGTGATG ATTATCTCTGCTGTCAGTGGGGGTTTTACAGATCTCTCCTTTGATGCAGTCGGTTATGCTTGGCAGATTATGAATTGTGTTCTTACTGCAAGTTATTCG CTTACCCTCAGGTGGGTTATGGACGAAGCGAAAAAGTCAACAAAATCTGGTTCACTTAATGAAGTGTCAATGGTGTTGCTCAACAATTTATTATCTTTACCTTTTGCCATCATCATGATATTCCTATTTGGCGAGTGGGATTATGTAATACATGC CGACGTAGTTAAACTGCCGGCATTCTGGGTTGTTGCAACCGCTAGTGGACTGATCGGACTTTCCATCAGCTTTACCTCAATGTGGTTCTTACATCAAACTAGTCCTACAACATACAG TCTTGTAGGTTCCTTAAACAAGATTCCAATCTCTATTGCTGGCATTTTAGTTTTCAAAGTTCCTCTGAGTGTATCAAATTTATTCAGCATTTTATTTG GTCTCTTTGCTGGTATATTATTTGCAAGAGCCAAGATGTCTTAA
- the LOC123916441 gene encoding GDP-mannose transporter GONST2-like isoform X1, producing MSSDFKLDITTQNDSEEPLLSNTIASNLSLDGKSKSVLTTFNGIHEHGKLSPTNYATNAERRALYDRFLKGNKATTGDNGSFHVDEEERHRLHGSTKKKSALISGTAYCISSCSMIMLNKIVLSSYDFNAGISLMFYQNFISTLVVVLLALCGRISVEKLNWKLVRVWLPVNVIFIAMLVSGMYSLKYINIAMVTILKNVTNILTAVGELYLFRKRQSSKVWTAMFVMIISAVSGGFTDLSFDAVGYAWQIMNCVLTASYSLTLRWVMDEAKKSTKSGSLNEVSMVLLNNLLSLPFAIIMIFLFGEWDYVIHADVVKLPAFWVVATASGLIGLSISFTSMWFLHQTSPTTYSLVGSLNKIPISIAGILVFKVPLSVSNLFSILFGLFAGILFARAKMS from the exons ATGTCGTCTGATTTTAAGTTAGACATTACTACTCAGAATGACTCTGAAGAGCCGCTGTTAAGCAACACTATAGCTTCAAACCTATCATTAGATGGAAAGAGTAAATCAGTGCTCACAACTTTCAATGGAATTCATGAGCATGGAAAGTTGTCGCCGACCAACTACGCAACAAATGCAGAGCGAAGAGCTTTGTATGATAG ATTTCTGAAAGGAAATAAAGCTACAACTGGTGATAATGGCAGTTTTCATGTTGATGAGGAGGAAAGGCATCGATTGCACGGAtcaactaagaagaagtctgcACTTATCTCCGGAACAGCTTATTGTATTTCATCTTGCAGCATGATAATGCTGAACAAAATTGTTTTATCAAGTTATGATTTCAATGCAGGCATATCATTGATGTTTTATCAA AACTTTATCAGTACTCTGGTTGTTGTTCTATTGGCTCTATGTGGCAGAATTTCCGTTGAAAAGCTCAATTGGAAGCTTGTTAGGGTCTGGTTGCCGGTAAATGTGATATTTATCGCCATGCTTGTCTCAGGCATGTATAG tttgaaATACATAAACATTGCAATGGTGACAATTCTCAAGAATGTGACTAATATCTTAACAGCAGTTGGAGAATTATATTTATTCCGTAAACGTCAGAGTTCCAAAGTGTGGACCGCAATGTTTGTGATG ATTATCTCTGCTGTCAGTGGGGGTTTTACAGATCTCTCCTTTGATGCAGTCGGTTATGCTTGGCAGATTATGAATTGTGTTCTTACTGCAAGTTATTCG CTTACCCTCAGGTGGGTTATGGACGAAGCGAAAAAGTCAACAAAATCTGGTTCACTTAATGAAGTGTCAATGGTGTTGCTCAACAATTTATTATCTTTACCTTTTGCCATCATCATGATATTCCTATTTGGCGAGTGGGATTATGTAATACATGC CGACGTAGTTAAACTGCCGGCATTCTGGGTTGTTGCAACCGCTAGTGGACTGATCGGACTTTCCATCAGCTTTACCTCAATGTGGTTCTTACATCAAACTAGTCCTACAACATACAG TCTTGTAGGTTCCTTAAACAAGATTCCAATCTCTATTGCTGGCATTTTAGTTTTCAAAGTTCCTCTGAGTGTATCAAATTTATTCAGCATTTTATTTG GTCTCTTTGCTGGTATATTATTTGCAAGAGCCAAGATGTCTTAA